One window of Chryseobacterium sp. JJR-5R genomic DNA carries:
- a CDS encoding DUF2945 domain-containing protein translates to MSSLKKGDMVRWNSSFGETHGKITHIHTKDFTFMNRQRRASEEEPQYEVMSEKTGKSAVHKASALKKM, encoded by the coding sequence ATGAGCAGTTTAAAAAAAGGAGATATGGTAAGATGGAATTCCAGCTTCGGGGAAACCCACGGAAAGATTACCCACATCCATACAAAGGATTTTACGTTTATGAACAGGCAGCGCCGTGCGTCTGAAGAAGAACCGCAATATGAAGTAATGAGTGAAAAGACAGGGAAATCAGCGGTGCATAAAGCTTCAGCCCTTAAGAAAATGTAA
- a CDS encoding BlaI/MecI/CopY family transcriptional regulator, which yields MKIQTLTKAEEQVMQYLWKLEKGFLKDVLDLFPEPKPHTNTVSTILKVLKEKEFVDYRVYGRQHEYFPLVSKEQYSGKTMKSLVKNYFKGSYKSAVSFLVEKNEMTVEDLELLLSELKNKD from the coding sequence ATGAAAATTCAGACATTGACAAAAGCAGAAGAACAGGTAATGCAGTATTTATGGAAACTCGAAAAGGGATTTCTGAAAGATGTTCTGGATCTTTTCCCGGAACCGAAACCGCATACCAATACCGTTTCTACCATTTTGAAAGTATTGAAAGAGAAGGAATTTGTAGACTACCGCGTATACGGAAGGCAGCATGAATATTTTCCGCTGGTTTCAAAGGAACAGTATTCCGGGAAAACCATGAAAAGCCTTGTGAAAAATTATTTTAAAGGCTCCTACAAAAGTGCAGTTTCATTTCTGGTGGAAAAAAACGAAATGACGGTAGAAGACCTTGAACTGTTGCTAAGCGAACTCAAAAACAAAGATTAA
- a CDS encoding M56 family metallopeptidase has product METLLLYFGKVIVCSGITFLYYRLSLKDRTFHHYNRFYLLSAMLISILLPLIKIEDFTIEVSSSVYRLIDKVHNFNNYKNTAYDHIYFRIIFSALGFISFFFLGRFIYGIVRIGQLKSRFPKEHFGGINFYRTNLAEAPFSYFRNLFWKNSIMLDSDIGKQILKHEMVHIEQKHSFDKIFIEIITSVFWFNPFFYLIRKEISLIHEYLADKKAVRQSDTKAFAQMLLASHFSGTALPATSPFLSSNLKKRLKMLQKPKTRFGYVRRIFALPVVFSVAFAYMVNAKNQEIKATNIEIEKTVSRIEKQQDARIKTDTVTPDASKTRTAVVPGVSKRSADEKKIADLSKQIQERTATLKKLSPESKDYDSYLEEIGKLSGEIGKIAGSEKFLKSVMVIKTDGRDVNINEYFKSAEWKDKIRNIGNMKYEEIPELPEIPELKVDLPDLPPLAVNIPNTPKVQIYSFRDAKNGKWSPEMKKTFKLSRTGNNGSAADVRKRAELERKRAKIDSKIAKVYKERIKLEAERMALNGNRKAMVFSNTFKNFPEGKMLRINADNIIINQGNQTLNASGIKSIDGADNMRIYFDGKEVTKQELESLNPDKIKSMNINKKKVDGGETSGEIRIETKK; this is encoded by the coding sequence ATGGAAACTCTGCTTCTGTATTTTGGGAAAGTTATTGTATGTTCCGGTATAACATTTTTATACTACCGGCTGTCTTTAAAGGACAGGACGTTTCATCACTACAACAGATTTTATCTTTTGTCTGCGATGCTGATTTCGATTCTGCTGCCATTAATAAAGATAGAGGACTTTACGATTGAAGTAAGCAGCAGCGTCTACCGCCTGATTGATAAAGTACATAATTTTAATAACTACAAAAACACAGCATATGATCACATTTATTTTAGGATTATTTTTTCAGCTCTGGGATTCATTTCTTTCTTCTTTCTAGGAAGATTCATCTACGGGATTGTCAGGATCGGGCAGCTTAAAAGCCGGTTTCCGAAAGAGCATTTCGGCGGGATCAACTTTTACCGGACCAATCTGGCTGAAGCACCGTTTTCCTATTTCAGAAATCTGTTCTGGAAAAATTCCATTATGCTGGACTCGGATATCGGAAAGCAGATTCTGAAGCATGAAATGGTACATATTGAGCAGAAACATTCTTTCGATAAAATTTTTATCGAGATCATTACGTCAGTATTCTGGTTCAATCCTTTTTTTTACCTCATCAGAAAAGAAATCAGTTTAATTCATGAATACCTGGCGGATAAAAAAGCCGTCAGGCAATCGGACACCAAAGCATTTGCGCAGATGCTCTTAGCCAGCCACTTTTCCGGAACAGCGTTGCCGGCAACCAGTCCGTTTCTTAGTTCAAACCTTAAAAAACGCCTTAAAATGTTACAGAAACCAAAAACCAGATTCGGGTATGTGCGTAGAATTTTTGCATTGCCGGTCGTATTTTCAGTGGCCTTTGCCTATATGGTAAACGCGAAAAATCAGGAAATCAAAGCAACGAATATAGAAATCGAGAAAACCGTTTCCCGGATTGAGAAACAACAGGATGCGCGCATTAAAACGGATACCGTGACACCTGATGCTTCAAAAACACGGACAGCAGTAGTTCCCGGTGTCTCTAAAAGATCAGCCGATGAAAAGAAAATTGCAGATTTGAGCAAACAGATCCAGGAGCGTACCGCAACCTTAAAAAAGCTTAGTCCTGAAAGCAAAGATTATGACAGTTACCTTGAAGAAATAGGAAAACTATCCGGAGAGATCGGTAAAATTGCAGGCTCTGAAAAATTTCTTAAATCTGTAATGGTAATAAAAACGGACGGCAGGGATGTAAATATCAACGAATATTTCAAATCTGCGGAGTGGAAGGATAAAATCAGGAATATTGGAAATATGAAATATGAAGAAATACCGGAACTGCCCGAAATTCCTGAACTTAAGGTTGACCTTCCCGATCTTCCGCCGTTAGCGGTAAATATACCCAATACACCGAAAGTACAGATCTATTCTTTCAGGGACGCAAAAAATGGGAAGTGGTCCCCTGAAATGAAAAAAACATTCAAATTATCACGAACGGGAAACAACGGATCTGCTGCAGATGTCAGGAAAAGAGCCGAGCTGGAAAGGAAAAGGGCGAAAATTGATTCTAAAATAGCAAAGGTTTATAAAGAGCGTATAAAGTTAGAAGCTGAAAGAATGGCTTTGAACGGAAACAGAAAGGCTATGGTATTCAGCAACACGTTTAAAAACTTTCCGGAAGGTAAAATGTTAAGGATCAATGCTGACAACATCATAATCAACCAGGGTAATCAGACGTTGAATGCTTCAGGTATCAAAAGCATTGACGGAGCCGATAACATGAGGATATATTTTGACGGCAAAGAAGTTACAAAGCAGGAACTGGAAAGCTTGAATCCTGATAAGATTAAAAGCATGAATATCAACAAGAAAAAGGTTGACGGCGGAGAAACCTCCGGAGAAATTCGTATTGAAACTAAAAAATAA
- a CDS encoding GLPGLI family protein has translation MKNILLLFLFLSITTGAQNQRFTYNYQFIPDSTNVSDVKSEMMNLDVSKSGSKFYSYMVYRSDSLMKIDLERQMASSGSINVKSDDRKGLVRYTVSKKYPKYEVFLHNRILRDQYNVSEERPMIWKITSEKLKIGEWSAQKAETDFAGRHWYAWFTTDIPIQDGPYKFHGLPGLIVKMEDKTLSHRFTLQAVQNISSIPEEIFGTNEIPVNAKQYSKLLKDYESDPTKGLKQMQMGGAIMIMKDGQNASMKNQEERIKERMKKDNNKIELENI, from the coding sequence ATGAAAAATATACTACTGCTCTTTTTATTTTTAAGCATAACCACCGGTGCACAGAACCAGCGTTTTACCTATAACTACCAATTCATCCCGGATTCCACCAACGTTTCTGATGTTAAAAGCGAAATGATGAATCTGGATGTCTCAAAATCCGGATCTAAATTTTACAGCTATATGGTTTACCGCTCAGATTCTCTGATGAAAATTGATCTTGAAAGGCAGATGGCATCTTCGGGATCGATTAACGTTAAGTCTGATGACCGGAAAGGCCTGGTGCGGTACACGGTCTCAAAAAAATACCCAAAGTATGAAGTCTTTTTGCACAACAGGATTTTAAGGGACCAGTACAACGTTTCTGAAGAAAGGCCGATGATATGGAAAATAACTTCAGAAAAACTGAAAATCGGGGAATGGTCAGCGCAAAAAGCAGAAACTGACTTCGCCGGAAGGCATTGGTATGCATGGTTTACCACAGATATCCCGATTCAGGACGGACCTTATAAATTTCACGGGCTTCCCGGGCTTATCGTAAAAATGGAAGATAAGACGCTGTCTCACCGTTTCACTTTGCAGGCTGTGCAAAACATCAGTTCCATTCCGGAAGAGATCTTCGGGACTAATGAAATTCCGGTGAATGCCAAGCAGTACAGCAAACTTTTAAAAGACTACGAAAGCGATCCTACAAAAGGGCTTAAGCAAATGCAGATGGGCGGAGCGATAATGATTATGAAAGACGGGCAGAATGCCAGCATGAAAAACCAGGAAGAGCGCATCAAAGAAAGAATGAAAAAGGACAATAATAAAATCGAACTTGAAAATATTTAG
- a CDS encoding GLPGLI family protein: MKIVFTALFLVTGLSIFAQNRFFYEYKYIPDSSNREDVKTEMMLLDIDKNGSSYYSRDKFIADSTSMANLQKQLKGGSGNLNVNRKDNAGQVGYKVTKSYPDYKTFLITRVSMDQYKIIEDRKPEWKILPEKQKIGAYNAQKATASYGGREWVAWFTTEIPFQDGPYKFYGLPGLIVQIEDTTGSHRMTLQGNKKTEAFAALSETELPGNVKIMGIGGKEIEVTEDQFKKVWKAYVNDPSKNMREMMMRNGGDNNNTRVTFKVQTQDGREITDQNQVFREIEKNTKESLAKNNNPIEPDLYK, encoded by the coding sequence ATGAAAATTGTTTTTACAGCATTATTTTTAGTTACAGGACTCAGCATTTTCGCACAGAACCGGTTTTTCTATGAGTACAAATACATTCCGGATTCCAGCAACAGGGAAGACGTCAAAACGGAGATGATGCTGCTGGATATTGATAAAAACGGCTCCAGTTACTACAGCCGCGATAAATTCATTGCCGACTCCACATCAATGGCAAACCTTCAGAAACAGCTGAAGGGCGGATCCGGAAACCTGAATGTCAACCGCAAAGACAATGCCGGACAGGTAGGCTATAAGGTAACGAAATCATACCCCGACTATAAAACCTTCCTGATTACCAGAGTTTCCATGGATCAGTATAAAATCATAGAAGACCGGAAACCCGAATGGAAGATCCTTCCGGAAAAACAGAAAATCGGTGCGTACAATGCCCAGAAAGCAACAGCCAGCTATGGCGGCAGGGAATGGGTTGCCTGGTTTACTACAGAAATCCCGTTCCAGGACGGGCCTTATAAATTCTACGGGCTTCCGGGACTGATTGTACAGATTGAAGATACTACAGGCTCACACAGGATGACTCTACAGGGCAACAAGAAAACCGAAGCTTTCGCAGCCCTCAGTGAAACGGAACTGCCGGGAAATGTAAAGATCATGGGAATCGGAGGGAAGGAAATTGAAGTAACCGAAGACCAGTTTAAAAAAGTATGGAAAGCCTACGTTAATGACCCTTCCAAGAACATGAGGGAAATGATGATGCGGAACGGCGGAGATAACAATAACACCCGGGTTACCTTTAAGGTGCAGACACAGGACGGAAGAGAAATCACAGATCAGAACCAGGTATTCAGGGAAATAGAGAAAAATACAAAAGAATCTCTGGCCAAAAACAACAATCCCATAGAACCGGATCTATATAAGTAG
- a CDS encoding sugar O-acetyltransferase, giving the protein MTEKEKCENGLLYDANYDQELINERMAVKDLCLEYNRLKNSDTEARGTLIRKIVGKTKDNICIEPSFWCDYGYNIEVGDHFYSNHNLVILDCAKVTFGDYVFIGPNCSFYTASHPLDVKQRNQGLESAHPIKVGDNVWFGGNVVVLPGVTIGNNSVIGAGSVVTKDIPDNAVAVGNPCKVIKTVEN; this is encoded by the coding sequence ATGACAGAAAAGGAGAAATGTGAAAACGGGCTTTTATACGATGCCAATTACGATCAGGAACTGATTAATGAACGGATGGCAGTTAAAGACCTCTGCCTGGAATACAACCGGCTGAAAAATTCCGATACGGAAGCAAGAGGAACACTGATCAGAAAGATTGTAGGGAAAACAAAAGACAATATCTGTATCGAGCCCAGTTTCTGGTGCGATTACGGTTATAATATTGAGGTCGGGGATCATTTCTACTCCAATCATAACCTGGTGATCCTGGATTGTGCTAAAGTGACCTTCGGGGACTATGTGTTCATAGGCCCGAACTGCAGTTTTTATACCGCAAGCCATCCGCTTGACGTAAAGCAGAGAAACCAGGGCCTGGAATCGGCTCATCCCATTAAGGTGGGCGATAATGTATGGTTCGGAGGGAACGTTGTCGTTTTACCTGGAGTTACGATAGGGAATAACTCCGTAATCGGGGCAGGCAGTGTCGTGACGAAGGATATTCCTGATAATGCAGTAGCCGTAGGAAATCCCTGCAAGGTTATAAAGACGGTTGAAAACTAA
- the fsa gene encoding fructose-6-phosphate aldolase, translating into MKFFIDTANLEQIKEAKDLGILDGVTTNPSLMAKEGIQGSEAIKNHYKAICEIVDGDISAEVLSITYEEMIKEGDELAAIHPNIVVKIPMIKDGIKALKYFSDKGIKTNCTLIFSPGQALLAAKAGATYVSPFLGRLDDISTDGLNLIQEIRLIFDNYMYETEILAASIRHSMHIIDCAKIGADVITSPLPPILSLLKHPLTDSGLAQFISDSQKLA; encoded by the coding sequence ATGAAATTTTTTATTGACACTGCTAATTTAGAGCAGATTAAAGAAGCAAAAGACCTTGGAATCCTTGATGGGGTAACCACAAACCCTTCATTGATGGCCAAAGAAGGCATTCAGGGATCTGAAGCAATTAAAAACCATTATAAAGCCATTTGCGAAATCGTAGACGGAGACATTTCTGCGGAAGTACTTTCCATCACGTACGAAGAAATGATTAAAGAAGGTGACGAACTGGCAGCGATCCACCCGAATATCGTGGTAAAAATCCCGATGATCAAAGACGGGATCAAGGCATTAAAATATTTTTCAGATAAAGGGATCAAAACCAACTGTACCCTTATTTTCTCTCCGGGACAGGCATTGCTGGCCGCGAAAGCAGGCGCAACTTACGTTTCTCCGTTCCTGGGAAGGCTGGATGATATTTCAACAGACGGACTGAACCTGATCCAGGAAATCAGACTGATTTTCGATAACTATATGTACGAAACTGAGATTTTAGCAGCTTCTATCCGTCACTCTATGCACATTATCGACTGTGCGAAGATTGGTGCCGATGTCATCACCTCGCCGCTTCCTCCGATTTTGAGTTTACTGAAACATCCGTTAACAGATAGCGGACTGGCCCAGTTTATTTCAGATTCCCAGAAATTAGCGTAA
- a CDS encoding tetratricopeptide repeat protein, with protein sequence MKTTKMNIKNLFLALLFIGAAGFTSAQTTQTDSAAATATATSQTSNPAVEELKKQIETNPKDTEALAKLATAYQEASDWANAVNTWKRISALLPDWAPSYYSQAYAYQSAKDDANAKAAYEKYIATVKPEEVEQNRKNLAYAYFYVAFAEQQGNPDKAKDYIAKSLQYDPSNQDAVKLSKALNS encoded by the coding sequence ATGAAAACGACTAAAATGAATATCAAAAATCTTTTTCTGGCCTTACTGTTTATCGGAGCTGCCGGCTTTACAAGTGCCCAGACCACCCAGACGGACAGTGCTGCTGCTACAGCTACGGCAACAAGCCAGACTTCAAATCCGGCTGTAGAAGAACTTAAAAAACAAATAGAGACCAATCCAAAAGATACAGAGGCGTTAGCCAAACTTGCTACAGCTTATCAGGAAGCATCAGACTGGGCCAATGCCGTTAATACATGGAAAAGAATATCCGCCCTGTTGCCGGACTGGGCACCTTCATATTACAGCCAGGCCTATGCATACCAGTCAGCTAAAGACGATGCCAATGCAAAAGCTGCCTATGAAAAATACATTGCCACGGTAAAACCTGAAGAGGTTGAGCAGAACAGGAAAAACCTGGCATATGCCTACTTCTATGTCGCTTTTGCGGAACAGCAGGGCAATCCTGACAAAGCAAAAGATTATATTGCCAAATCGCTACAGTATGATCCTTCCAACCAGGATGCCGTAAAACTCAGCAAAGCCCTGAATTCATAA